A stretch of Bradyrhizobium sp. CCBAU 53338 DNA encodes these proteins:
- a CDS encoding MaoC family dehydratase, producing the protein MTEFDPAQHRMMPAQRWFEDFVVGERFVLPSRTQTSAVFAAFQTASGDTHPVHYDVEYCRARGMPHLLAHGFQTLIHTAPGAGLFPFMVEESLVGFLEQSSRFLKPVFADDTIYPALEVTELVPGRTTGTVTLKSTVFNQRKELVLEGMQKFLIRRRPAG; encoded by the coding sequence ATGACCGAGTTCGACCCGGCCCAGCACCGCATGATGCCAGCGCAACGCTGGTTTGAGGATTTCGTCGTCGGCGAGCGCTTCGTGCTGCCGAGCCGGACCCAGACATCTGCGGTATTCGCCGCGTTCCAGACCGCAAGCGGCGACACCCACCCGGTGCACTACGACGTCGAATATTGCCGAGCCCGCGGCATGCCGCATCTGCTCGCGCACGGCTTTCAGACGTTGATCCACACCGCGCCCGGCGCGGGCCTGTTTCCCTTCATGGTCGAGGAATCCCTGGTCGGCTTCCTCGAGCAGTCGAGCCGGTTCCTCAAACCCGTCTTTGCCGACGACACGATCTATCCCGCGCTCGAAGTCACCGAGCTGGTGCCGGGCCGCACGACCGGCACGGTGACGCTGAAGAGCACCGTCTTCAACCAGCGCAAGGAGCTGGTGCTCGAGGGCATGCAGAAATTCCTGATCCGGCGCAGGCCGGCTGGTTAA
- a CDS encoding DMT family transporter, producing MPLFKNLSAYDDRSARLAGIGLMVLSIFMFSFGDAMGKFLVGTYSVGQLLFLRACAALLLLSPLIWKQRHQFLHLERPRLQLIRVVLSTLEVAAFFLATVHLPLADVITYYLAGPIFVTAMSAIFLGEKVGWRRWTAILIGFCGVLIALRPSAQTVSLPALIALGGSLSFASLMLITRSLRKTPDIVMASSQFIGTFSLGAVLSAFHWVPPTPGSLVFFALAGCISVTALFCVNRSLKLAPASVVVPYQYSMIVWAVIFGFVVFGDVPEIATIVGAVIIIGAGFYIYLRERDLGRASGEVNPPA from the coding sequence ATGCCCCTGTTCAAGAATCTCTCCGCCTATGATGACCGCTCGGCGCGGCTGGCCGGCATCGGACTCATGGTGCTCTCGATCTTCATGTTCTCGTTCGGGGACGCCATGGGCAAGTTTCTGGTCGGGACGTATTCGGTCGGGCAGCTGCTGTTCCTGCGTGCCTGTGCGGCGCTGCTGCTGTTGTCGCCGCTGATATGGAAGCAGCGTCACCAGTTCCTGCATCTGGAGCGGCCGCGCCTGCAGCTCATCCGCGTCGTGCTGTCGACGCTGGAGGTGGCCGCGTTCTTCCTCGCGACTGTCCATCTGCCGCTCGCCGACGTCATCACCTACTATCTGGCGGGCCCGATCTTCGTCACCGCGATGTCGGCGATCTTTCTGGGCGAGAAGGTCGGCTGGCGGCGCTGGACCGCGATCCTGATCGGCTTCTGTGGCGTGCTGATCGCGCTGCGGCCGTCGGCGCAGACGGTGAGCCTGCCGGCGCTGATCGCACTCGGCGGCAGCCTTTCCTTCGCAAGCTTGATGCTGATCACCCGCAGCCTGCGCAAGACGCCCGACATCGTGATGGCGTCCTCGCAGTTCATCGGCACGTTCTCGCTGGGCGCCGTGCTCTCGGCCTTCCACTGGGTGCCGCCGACGCCGGGCAGCCTGGTGTTCTTCGCGCTGGCCGGATGCATCTCGGTGACGGCGCTGTTCTGCGTCAACCGCTCGCTCAAGCTCGCGCCCGCGAGTGTGGTGGTGCCGTATCAATATTCGATGATCGTCTGGGCGGTGATCTTCGGCTTCGTCGTGTTCGGCGACGTGCCTGAAATCGCCACCATCGTCGGCGCCGTGATCATCATCGGCGCCGGCTTCTACATCTACCTGCGCGAACGCGATTTGGGCCGCGCCAGCGGAGAGGTGAACCCGCCGGCGTAG
- a CDS encoding GNAT family N-acetyltransferase → MLQDFSSVTLAEARPSVVATERLTLRRPTLADVKTIARLANDRRVAENTRRLPHPYSQDDAVEFVRATAALGSETVFLIEHDSGPVGMVGIDCSTPENAELGYWLGVEHWGQGFATEAARGAIDFFFEEFEDDHLHAGARVTNPASRNVLEKCGFQWSGVQLHRFLALGSSTPVDCFRLSRGVWSSLKSWSSARRMR, encoded by the coding sequence ATGTTGCAGGACTTTTCGAGCGTGACCTTAGCCGAGGCGAGACCCAGCGTCGTCGCCACCGAGCGGCTGACCTTGCGGCGGCCGACCCTCGCCGACGTCAAGACCATCGCCCGCCTCGCCAACGACCGCCGTGTCGCGGAGAACACCCGCCGGCTCCCGCATCCCTATTCGCAGGACGACGCCGTCGAGTTCGTCCGCGCCACCGCCGCGCTCGGGAGCGAGACCGTGTTCCTGATCGAGCACGACAGCGGGCCGGTCGGCATGGTCGGCATCGACTGCTCCACGCCAGAGAATGCCGAGCTCGGCTATTGGCTGGGCGTCGAGCATTGGGGCCAGGGCTTTGCCACAGAGGCCGCACGCGGCGCCATCGACTTCTTCTTCGAGGAGTTCGAGGACGATCATCTCCATGCCGGCGCGCGCGTCACCAATCCGGCCTCGCGCAACGTGCTGGAGAAGTGCGGCTTCCAGTGGAGCGGCGTGCAGCTGCACCGTTTCCTGGCGCTGGGCTCGTCGACACCGGTCGACTGCTTCCGCCTGTCGCGCGGCGTGTGGTCGTCGCTGAAGAGCTGGAGCAGCGCGCGAAGGATGAGGTAG
- the rpmA gene encoding 50S ribosomal protein L27, with translation MAHKKAGGSSRNGRDSKGKRLGIKVFGGERVIPGNIIARQRGTTWHPGLNVGMGTDHTLFAKIEGRVEFQAKANGRTFVAVLPLAEAAE, from the coding sequence ATGGCTCACAAAAAAGCAGGCGGTTCATCGCGCAACGGTCGCGATTCCAAGGGTAAGCGTCTTGGCATCAAGGTGTTCGGCGGGGAGCGCGTGATTCCCGGCAACATCATTGCGCGTCAGCGCGGCACCACCTGGCATCCCGGCCTCAATGTCGGCATGGGCACCGACCATACTCTGTTCGCCAAGATCGAGGGTCGTGTTGAATTCCAGGCCAAAGCCAACGGCCGCACCTTCGTAGCGGTACTCCCGCTCGCAGAGGCTGCTGAATAG
- the rplU gene encoding 50S ribosomal protein L21 yields MFAVIKTGGKQYRVVPDDVLEVGKIEGDVGSIVQLNEVLVVGGDTPVLGVPTVAGASVAVEVLDHKRGPKVIAFKKRRRKNSRRKRGYRDEITVLRVSEILTDNAKPTKGPRPKKEKVAKEAAKEAAE; encoded by the coding sequence ATGTTCGCAGTCATCAAAACCGGCGGCAAGCAATACCGCGTCGTGCCGGATGATGTTCTCGAAGTTGGCAAGATCGAAGGCGACGTCGGCTCGATCGTGCAGTTGAATGAAGTTCTGGTGGTCGGCGGCGACACGCCGGTGCTGGGCGTTCCGACGGTGGCCGGCGCCTCCGTTGCGGTCGAGGTGCTCGACCACAAGCGCGGCCCGAAGGTCATCGCGTTCAAGAAGCGCCGCCGCAAGAATTCGCGCCGCAAGCGTGGCTACCGCGACGAGATCACGGTCCTGCGCGTCAGCGAGATCCTGACGGACAATGCCAAGCCCACCAAGGGCCCGCGTCCGAAGAAGGAAAAGGTTGCCAAGGAAGCGGCTAAGGAAGCTGCCGAGTAA
- a CDS encoding ROK family protein encodes MATDELVKTTTGIAHHGAGRLPSVDVDSFNIEMKDEDGFLGDRASKGAFRKILDRWRKPLRKTGEDPFGKEPSESISKKTLDAILVSDDVEASAVVHSAIEDFAQELAYVTRRFLKTKAWARTERIVVGGGFRDSRLGELAIARTEIILKAEDFKIDLVPIRHHPDEAGLIGTLHLAPSWIFEAHDSILAVDIGGTNIRCGLVETGWKKAKDLSKAKVVKSELWRHADDEPTREGAVKRLTKMLKALIAEAESEGFKLAPFIGIACPGVISEDGSIEKGAQNLPGNWESSKFNLPASLIEGIPVIGEHDTAILMHNDGVVQGLSEVPFMQDVDRWGVLTIGTGLGNARFTNRHKDGGNGKDSSENGKDTSKKKARENSRNDKE; translated from the coding sequence ATGGCAACGGACGAGCTGGTCAAGACGACCACGGGCATCGCCCATCACGGCGCCGGGCGGCTGCCGTCGGTGGATGTCGACAGCTTCAACATCGAGATGAAGGACGAGGACGGCTTCCTCGGCGATCGCGCCAGCAAGGGCGCGTTCCGGAAGATCCTCGACCGCTGGCGCAAGCCGCTGCGCAAGACCGGCGAGGATCCGTTCGGCAAGGAGCCGTCGGAGAGCATCAGCAAGAAGACGCTGGATGCAATCCTGGTCAGCGACGACGTCGAGGCCTCGGCCGTGGTGCACAGCGCCATCGAGGACTTTGCCCAGGAGCTCGCCTACGTCACGCGGCGCTTCCTCAAGACGAAGGCCTGGGCCAGGACCGAGCGCATCGTGGTCGGCGGCGGCTTTCGCGATTCACGGCTCGGCGAGCTCGCGATCGCGCGCACCGAGATCATCCTGAAAGCGGAGGACTTCAAGATCGATCTGGTACCGATCCGGCATCATCCCGATGAAGCCGGCCTGATCGGCACGCTGCATCTGGCACCGTCGTGGATTTTCGAGGCCCATGACAGCATCCTCGCGGTCGATATCGGCGGCACCAACATCCGCTGCGGCCTCGTCGAGACGGGCTGGAAGAAGGCAAAGGACCTCTCGAAGGCCAAGGTCGTGAAATCAGAGCTGTGGCGCCATGCCGACGACGAGCCGACGCGCGAAGGCGCGGTGAAGCGGCTCACCAAGATGCTGAAGGCGCTGATTGCGGAAGCGGAAAGCGAAGGCTTCAAGCTCGCGCCCTTCATCGGCATCGCCTGTCCCGGCGTCATCAGCGAGGACGGCTCCATCGAAAAAGGCGCGCAGAATCTGCCCGGCAATTGGGAGAGCAGCAAATTCAACCTGCCGGCGAGCCTGATCGAGGGCATTCCAGTCATCGGCGAGCACGACACCGCGATCCTGATGCACAATGACGGCGTGGTGCAGGGCCTCTCCGAGGTGCCGTTCATGCAGGACGTCGATCGCTGGGGCGTGCTCACCATCGGCACGGGCCTCGGCAATGCGCGCTTCACCAACCGCCACAAGGACGGCGGCAACGGCAAGGACTCGTCCGAGAACGGCAAGGACACGAGCAAGAAGAAAGCCAGGGAAAACAGCAGGAACGACAAGGAGTAA
- a CDS encoding alpha/beta fold hydrolase, which translates to MEHLTIRANGANFHVVRAGRGKPLLLLHGWPEIWLTWAPVISRLSDRFTLIAPDLRGFGDSDKPDGSFGPDGHAADMLAVMDGLGIDRFGVVGHDVGGAVMQPLARRAGERVAGLFFFDFVYPGIGPRMAAPERLNHIWYQSFQQMEMAPRLVGASRESCRLYIAHFLKGWAHRKDAFDDVLDLFGDTYFRDGNLAGGFAHYRASHAGRIAMMKGEAPVLPPIQVPTCVRWAEHDPLFPYEWTDRLGETFSKLDLAMFPGVGHFPHREDPDRAAEEIAGFFERIGWS; encoded by the coding sequence ATGGAGCACCTCACCATCCGGGCCAATGGCGCCAATTTCCATGTGGTCCGTGCCGGCCGGGGAAAACCGCTGCTTTTGCTGCATGGTTGGCCGGAGATCTGGTTGACCTGGGCGCCGGTGATATCGAGGCTTTCGGACCGTTTCACCCTCATTGCGCCTGATTTGCGCGGCTTTGGCGACAGCGACAAGCCTGACGGGTCTTTCGGGCCTGATGGCCATGCGGCCGACATGCTGGCCGTGATGGACGGGCTCGGCATCGACCGATTCGGCGTGGTCGGGCATGACGTCGGCGGCGCGGTGATGCAGCCGCTGGCCCGGCGGGCGGGCGAACGTGTCGCGGGATTGTTCTTCTTCGATTTCGTCTATCCCGGCATCGGGCCGCGGATGGCGGCCCCTGAAAGGCTCAACCACATCTGGTACCAGTCCTTCCAGCAGATGGAGATGGCCCCTCGGCTGGTGGGGGCAAGCCGCGAGAGCTGCCGGCTCTATATTGCGCACTTCCTGAAAGGCTGGGCGCATCGCAAGGACGCGTTCGACGACGTGCTCGACCTCTTCGGCGACACTTACTTCAGGGACGGCAATCTCGCCGGCGGCTTTGCGCATTACCGGGCGTCGCATGCCGGGCGCATTGCGATGATGAAGGGCGAAGCGCCGGTGCTACCGCCGATCCAGGTGCCGACCTGCGTGCGCTGGGCCGAGCACGATCCGCTGTTTCCCTATGAATGGACCGACCGGCTGGGAGAAACGTTCAGCAAGCTCGATCTGGCGATGTTTCCCGGTGTCGGGCACTTCCCGCATCGCGAGGATCCGGATCGCGCGGCGGAGGAGATCGCCGGGTTCTTTGAGCGCATCGGGTGGAGTTGA
- a CDS encoding Panacea domain-containing protein, protein MTNISVNKIVYFLHAWFLAKTGQPLVTAKIEAWDYGPVFRELYMQFKPFGAGRITVLATRRNPSTAKEEVCPVGMEREDEEFLQPLLLRYLQMTPASLVRLSHESGGPWDRVYNHSGESNPGMRISDEAIQQYFRCQTRH, encoded by the coding sequence GTGACCAACATCTCTGTGAACAAGATCGTCTACTTTCTGCATGCTTGGTTCCTCGCAAAAACAGGGCAACCCCTTGTGACCGCGAAGATCGAAGCATGGGACTATGGCCCCGTTTTCCGCGAATTGTATATGCAGTTTAAGCCCTTCGGGGCCGGACGAATTACAGTCCTCGCAACAAGGCGGAATCCCTCAACTGCAAAGGAAGAGGTTTGCCCTGTTGGCATGGAGCGCGAAGACGAAGAATTTTTGCAGCCGCTGCTCCTTCGTTATTTACAGATGACACCAGCTTCGTTGGTGAGACTTTCCCACGAGTCGGGCGGCCCATGGGATCGGGTGTATAATCATTCCGGCGAATCGAATCCCGGAATGCGAATTTCCGACGAGGCGATCCAGCAATACTTTAGGTGTCAAACCAGGCACTAG
- a CDS encoding deaminase produces the protein MSRQVGAAIISAKGELISVGWNDVPKFKGGLYVEDDQSIWDEAKRAIDDKDHRCFKWGSKICHNEVRRTKIGDRIAKLIRESGLLKAGTKLEDVRKILDGTEVDDLTEFSRSIHAEMESILAVAREGRHSLVGATMFTTTYPCHNCARHIVAAGISKVIYIEPYRKSLAIALHNDAITEDPEDRSKVVFQQYDGISPHLYLRLFRPSTPRKQDGHFARQPAEVALPVFRVPLDSPVEYEAKIIADLSAKEDTND, from the coding sequence ATGTCGCGGCAAGTGGGCGCCGCAATCATATCAGCCAAGGGAGAACTCATCTCTGTGGGCTGGAATGACGTGCCGAAGTTTAAGGGCGGTCTTTATGTGGAGGATGATCAGAGCATCTGGGATGAGGCAAAGAGGGCCATTGATGACAAGGATCACCGCTGCTTCAAATGGGGAAGCAAGATTTGTCACAATGAAGTCCGTCGGACCAAGATTGGCGACCGGATTGCGAAGCTAATTCGAGAATCCGGACTGTTAAAAGCGGGAACCAAACTCGAAGACGTTCGCAAAATTTTGGATGGCACTGAAGTTGACGATCTAACCGAGTTTTCGCGATCAATCCACGCCGAGATGGAGTCCATCCTAGCTGTAGCGCGCGAGGGGCGGCATTCACTCGTCGGCGCGACAATGTTCACGACCACGTATCCCTGTCACAACTGCGCGCGGCACATTGTGGCAGCAGGGATTTCGAAGGTCATTTATATCGAGCCATACCGCAAGAGCTTGGCAATCGCCTTGCATAACGACGCCATTACCGAAGACCCGGAAGATAGGTCGAAGGTTGTGTTTCAACAGTACGACGGCATAAGCCCCCACTTGTACTTACGGCTATTCAGACCTAGCACGCCGCGGAAGCAGGATGGCCACTTTGCCCGGCAGCCCGCAGAGGTTGCATTGCCGGTATTCCGGGTCCCGTTGGACTCGCCTGTTGAATACGAGGCGAAGATCATTGCGGACCTGTCGGCGAAGGAAGATACTAATGATTAG